Genomic DNA from Fusobacterium varium:
TATCAGGGTTAAATTTTTTATGATATAGCATTAAATTTTTATATTTCCATTTTTTATCACTTAGATTTCTATACACATTTATTTTGAGAAATTTAACTTTATCAAAACCATAAAAAGAGAGCCTATATTTTACAATTTCATCATAACCAAAAATATATAGACTAAATGATGGAGTAATATTTCCATGTTTTGTTATCTTTACATCTAATTTTTCTACCATTTCATTGTCAAAAACTGAAGAATACTTTAATTTTTCAGGTAATAACTCCTCTCTTTTTATTCTTCCCATATCTAAAACCTTTATTTTCTTTTGAGCATGTTCTATTTTTATGTTAAAATCATTTTCTGTATCAAAGGCTTCTGAAGTATATTCAGAAAACAAATTTAAAATCAAAGTTTTAGCTCTCTGTACATCTTGTCTCTCTTGAAGTTTCTCATAATAAAATACGCTTAAATAACTTATTCCAAGCACTAATACCACTGATATAATGATCTCTATATAAGTGAACCCTCTATCTTTTTTCATATATCCTCTTTTTTATGTTTTTAACAAATCTTTAATATATGATACAATGGTTTCTTATCTTTAAAAAGGATTTAGAGAATTAAATTTGCACTTTTAAATTTTAATGAGCCTTATAAATATTGATATTTTAACTAGCAGAAAAACAATTATAATGTTAAAATAAATTTAACTACAACTATTTTAAAACTTTGGAGAAAAGATGAAGGAAAAAAATATTAATATTTTAAAACGATCATTTCTTGTAGCTATTGCTGTAGCTATCTCAATTCATGTATGTAATTTTTTTAATCTATCCCACTTTTATGCTGGTATTGGAGCTTTAAATGTTTCAGATTTAAATGATTCAAAAACAAGAAAACAAGCTTATGATAGGGTTATAACTACTGTTTTTGGGGGAACAATTGCTTGTATCATATGTATGTTAGGATTTCAAGAAAATCTTATTATGTATGTATTTGGTCTATGTCTTGTCTGTTGTTTTAATGAGATAGTAGTCAAAGTCCCCTCTGCTGTAGGTTGTATTGCATTTACATATATTATGTTAAATGTTGATCCTGATAAAACTCCTATTAATTATCTTTTAGAAAGAGTTATCGGAACTTTTGCTGGAGTAGCAGCCATCTCTATTGTTATCACTCTGTATAACTATCTTTTTAATAAAGAAGAGATGAAGAAAAAAGTACCACCTACTCCAAAAGGAGATTTAAAAAAACTATTTCTAAAAGGATTAGAGCCTGGACTTGCTGTAATTTTAGGACTTTTTCTAGTTAAATTTGTAAATCATTTTTTTGATCCTGCATATATTACAAACTATACTTTATATTATTGTGCCTTAGCTATTGTTGTTCCTTTCAGACTTGAATGGTCTGAACTTCTTCTGAGAACTAAAGAGAGATTTTTAAGTACTGTCTTTGGTGGTGTAATAGCTTTTATTCTATATTTTTCAGGATTCCAAGGTACTTTTTGGTGTAGTGTGGGAATTATTTTAGTTATAATTATTACAGAGATATTTGTAAAAGTTCCTGCTTCATTAGGTGGAATTGTATTTATGTTTATCATGGTAAATATGAAAAGACCTGGATTGACACCTATGATCTACTATACAAATAGAGTCTATGGAACTGCTATGGGAATTATTACAATAATAATATTTTCATTTCTTTTTAATAAAATAGTTGAAAAATATAAACTTAAAGGTGTAAAATTAGAAAAAACAAAATTTAATAATTTATCTAGGAGGAAAAAATGATTTTTGATACTTTAAAAAACATTAAAAACTACAAAGGGATATCAACTAACCTTGACAAAGCAATTGACAGTATTATGAAAGGAGAATATTTAACAGCTCCTGCTGGAGTAACTAACATAGATGGAAAAGAAGTTTTCTTCAATGTTCAAGAAAATGTAATTCCTAAAAATGTTGAAGATACAGCTTTTGAAATTCATAAACAATATATAGATATTCAACTTATTATAGATGGAGAAGAAAAATTTGGATATG
This window encodes:
- a CDS encoding type II secretion system protein — its product is MKKDRGFTYIEIIISVVLVLGISYLSVFYYEKLQERQDVQRAKTLILNLFSEYTSEAFDTENDFNIKIEHAQKKIKVLDMGRIKREELLPEKLKYSSVFDNEMVEKLDVKITKHGNITPSFSLYIFGYDEIVKYRLSFYGFDKVKFLKINVYRNLSDKKWKYKNLMLYHKKFNPDSVHWRIE
- a CDS encoding FUSC family protein, with protein sequence MKEKNINILKRSFLVAIAVAISIHVCNFFNLSHFYAGIGALNVSDLNDSKTRKQAYDRVITTVFGGTIACIICMLGFQENLIMYVFGLCLVCCFNEIVVKVPSAVGCIAFTYIMLNVDPDKTPINYLLERVIGTFAGVAAISIVITLYNYLFNKEEMKKKVPPTPKGDLKKLFLKGLEPGLAVILGLFLVKFVNHFFDPAYITNYTLYYCALAIVVPFRLEWSELLLRTKERFLSTVFGGVIAFILYFSGFQGTFWCSVGIILVIIITEIFVKVPASLGGIVFMFIMVNMKRPGLTPMIYYTNRVYGTAMGIITIIIFSFLFNKIVEKYKLKGVKLEKTKFNNLSRRKK
- a CDS encoding YhcH/YjgK/YiaL family protein, giving the protein MIFDTLKNIKNYKGISTNLDKAIDSIMKGEYLTAPAGVTNIDGKEVFFNVQENVIPKNVEDTAFEIHKQYIDIQLIIDGEEKFGYATLENTTAKNEFSPEKDFQALNGDVELTYTMKADRFILFFPEEPHMPCLKSGDTEKIKKVVYKIKF